GCCGGCAAGCTCGAGCTCGAACTCGCGCCGGACCTGGCGAACGTCCGCACCGATGCCGCGCAGTTTCAGCAGGTGGTGTTTAACCTGGTGCTCAATGCACGCGACGCGCTGCGGGGCAACGGCCGCATCGTGATCACGACGGCGAACCGGACGATCGGGCCGACGCTCAGTCATCGGGGGGAACTCGCACCCGGCCGTTACGTGGTGATGGCGGTGAAGGATAACGGCACCGGCATGGATGCCGACACGATGAAGCATCTCTTCGAGCCGTTCTTCACGACCAAGCCGGAAGGCAAGGGGACAGGCCTGGGGCTGGCGCTGGTCTACGGCGTGGTGCAGCAGAGCGGTGGCACGGTGGGCGTGAGCAGCGAGGTGCTCGCCGGCTCGCGGTTTGAAGTGTTGCTGCCGGCGGTGAAGGCGCCGGTGGAGCTGAAGCCCGGCCCGGCGATGGCGCTGCCCTCGTTGCGCGGCCACGAAACGGTGTGGATCGTCGAGCCCGACGATGTGGTGCGGAAGATGGTGGCCGGCATGCTGACGACCGACGGCTATCGCGTCACGGCGCTGAGCAATGCGGCCGACGCGCCGCGCGACCAAAGCCTGCTGCACAATGTGGAGCTGCTGATCACGAGCTTCCGGGGTGAAGGGGAAAAACTGGCGCGCCGGATCCTGAGCCGCCGCTCCGACCTGCGGGTGCTGGTGATCGGTGAAGGCGCCACGGAGGAAGGGCCGATCAAGTGGCTGGCGCCCGCGCGGCAGAAACGGCTGAACAAACCTTATGTGTTGAGCGAACTCCTGCGCGAAGTGCGGCGGTTGTTGGATACGAACGTGCAGCAGGAAGGGAAAAGGGAATGAGCGAGTAAGGGAGTGAGAAGGAAGTGAAAGTGAGAATGAGGGTGAAAGTGGAGGGACGGAGTGGCAGTCGGTGGGCCTGAGAGCTGAAAGGGCGGTCGGAAAGTGTCACGTATTGCGTGACACTGCTCAGGGATAGAATTGTCGCCGGACCGTTGATACAGGCGTCTAGTGCGCGGTGATTTTCCGCGCGGGCCGACGGGGTCAGAACCAGGCGGCGGGTTGCGGGCACCGGGTTTTGGGCTGACGGTCCAAGCTCCACTCCCCCACCCATGCCGGACATCGTCTATCTCGTACGTCACGCCGATGCGCTCGATCCGTTGGAAGACGGCGACGACGCGTCGCGTCGACTCAGCCGCACCGGCCATCTCCAGGTGAGGAAGCTGGCGGAGTTGCTGCGCGGCGGGGCTTTTCGGCCGACCGCGTTCTGGCATTCGCCGCTGGTGCGGGCGCGCGAGACGGCGGAGGCGCTGGCCCGACACCTGCGTCTCACGCCCACGTGGCTGGAGTGGCCGGAACTCGCGCCCGACGTGGATCCGCAGGCGATGGTCGGGGCGCTGCGGGACGCGCGGGGCAGCATCGCGGTGGTGGGGCACGAGCCGCACCTGAGTTGCCTGGCGACGCTGCTGGTCACGGACGCGCCGCGCCCGACGGTGTTCCTTATCCCGAAGGCGACGGTGCTGGCGCTGGAGCCGGGCGGCTCACGCTGGGCGGTGCGCTGGCAGGTGACGCCGGAGCTGTTTCACTGACGCGGCGCGCGGTTTTTTGGGTGCCATCGCCTCGTCGGCGTGGCTAGAGCTCTGGCATGGATCTACACGTTTTGCCGGAGCGGGTG
The Opitutus sp. ER46 genome window above contains:
- a CDS encoding ATP-binding protein; amino-acid sequence: MPSSRTSSSRRPAAVATTLLAAALRAQSAGVFIGERQKGTSSLRIVFANESFCALTGHAARELVGRDYELLQVEAADLERVREWMPRAKPGEPIAGEGVIRRADGAPVSVSWSFDPLFEAGEMTHVVATYRDQTEKRRLQEALVHAQRLDAVGRLAGGVAHDFNNLISVINGYCEILAAHVAGNPQAMREVAEIHGAGRKAAVLTQQLLAFSRRQPLDMRVLNLNTLIRDNEAILTRLIGDAGKLELELAPDLANVRTDAAQFQQVVFNLVLNARDALRGNGRIVITTANRTIGPTLSHRGELAPGRYVVMAVKDNGTGMDADTMKHLFEPFFTTKPEGKGTGLGLALVYGVVQQSGGTVGVSSEVLAGSRFEVLLPAVKAPVELKPGPAMALPSLRGHETVWIVEPDDVVRKMVAGMLTTDGYRVTALSNAADAPRDQSLLHNVELLITSFRGEGEKLARRILSRRSDLRVLVIGEGATEEGPIKWLAPARQKRLNKPYVLSELLREVRRLLDTNVQQEGKRE
- a CDS encoding histidine phosphatase family protein; this encodes MPDIVYLVRHADALDPLEDGDDASRRLSRTGHLQVRKLAELLRGGAFRPTAFWHSPLVRARETAEALARHLRLTPTWLEWPELAPDVDPQAMVGALRDARGSIAVVGHEPHLSCLATLLVTDAPRPTVFLIPKATVLALEPGGSRWAVRWQVTPELFH